The genome window CCTCAAGATCTAGTTCAATACTAGAAGCTTGTCACCCGAATCTGGTTCAATACTAGAAGAACCCCTTGTAAGATCTGGTTCAATACTAGAAGCTTGCACCGAATCTGATAAGGTGCCAAAAGCTATACGCAAACCCAATCAAGTTAAGTAGATTAGACTAATTTAGTTAAATTAAATTGTTAAGTTAATTTAGTTTTAAAGGAGCCAAGTGACCCTGTCACAAAAGATAATAAACCAAGAATTTGTAAAACATAAACACATTTGATAAAAGAAATACTAGATTAATAAGGTTAACTAATCTAAGAGTTTAAGAAGACATAGAGATAACATAGAAATTACAATCATATGAAGATGTTAACACTTTTACCTATGGCGACTACCATTCTTGCATGATCTTCAAGTTCAAGCTTTAGTGTAAGTGTGTGTAAAGTCTGTCTCTCAACTCTCATTTATTACATTTCTTTGAATTTAACTACTTGTGCCTTGTTTAAGTGAAAAAGGGTAGAAGAGGGAAACATCAGAATCCTTCAGAGAGAATCTGGTCAGACCTAGGAAACCTCCTTAGAAATAAGACCCTTTGGAATGAAGACTTAggctgctatttataggcaatcTGGCAGCAGGTATGCACGACTGTGCCAAGTATATGCACGACCATGCATAGTACTGTGGGGACATAGGAACAACTTCTTAGAGGGGCATGTTTGGTAATTTTGGAGATGCACGACTATGCATGTAATATGCACAGTTGTGCATGTACAAGTGGTCAGACGaacatattttgtttttttactcTTGTCTGATCTCGAAGCTTCTTCACTTTGTCTTTTTTGGGTGGCTCAATGAGGCATGGTCGTGCCTAATTAGGCATGGTCATGCATAGTACTCTATGCAACAACAATATTCGAGAAGTTATACTTCTTGTCCTTTTTGTCACCTTTTTGTCTGTTCTCCTTTGTCCCACATGAGAACCCTCTATAATCTGACCAACTATGCAATAGGCAAGGCCACGCTCAAATGATACATGGCCATGCATATCTGTTGTCTTCTCGGATAGATGCATGGGCATGCCCAGAATGTGAATGGCCATGCATGACCTCTGACTGCTTGTTTTCTTCAACTTTGTCCATGGTCGTGCTTTGGCACATTTGTTGACTTTCGTTAACCAACTCGGGTTGACTTTTTGATTCTATGTTGACTTATTGATAGTGCACGGTCGTGCCTAGAGCGTGGCACGGGCGTACATATCCATTCCTTTGTTGGATTCTTCAGAAAACTGGATGTTTGCCTTGTTTTTGGTCGTTTTTTTGTTTCTTCACTTTTGAAGCCTAAAATCCttcaataataaaaaatggaCGATCTAGGTAGTGTTTTCAATGAACCCGACACCAAAAGCTAATGTGCTGCCATAAAATCAAAGCAAAGATACAATTTGTGAATATATGCTCCACCGTCTCTTCATCACTTCTACAAAGCGGGCAAGTAGTCTTTTCTACCATAATGTTTCGGTCTTTTAGAGCAACTAACGTAGGAAGTCTTCCCATCTCCGCCCTCCAAACGAAAATATTACACTTAATCGGAACGCATTTGCTCCACTTTAGAACATAATTATTACTGTTATCGACCCCTTTTGTCAATAATCTCTTCACCTTCCCAACACTGAATTCGCCCGAAGACTCTCCGATCCATGTCCATTCGTCCTATTTGTTCACAGGTTCTTTGAGAAAGCAATCTAgggaaaaaaaaaaccttttgtGTCGCAATTTTCACATCTTATTAGCTACACCAAGGTAAGCGGTGTTGTACATATTCACAATGTGAGGATATGAAAACGAACGATGCAGACAGTCTTCACTGTTCCCCCCAGATTGTGAATATGTGCAACATTCGAGACATTTCATTCTTCTCTTTTCTGCATGGTTAAAGCTAATTTAGTTTGAAAAAGTTAtttatatttgtataaaaatgtaaTTTAGTAAACATGGTAAGAAACAAATTCAAGGCAAAGTTGGAGACAGTTAGACCCGCATTCAATTGGATCGATCATTTAGTTTAGAATATACACAATATTCAGGACGCTTGACAAATTAAATTGATCTTTTACATCTTACATCTTAGGGTGTAGGGAGTGGGGGGCGGCAAACCCACTTCCCCGATTCGGTGACTAGTGGCAAACGAATGCCAAAGAATTTTACCGAGCAAACCTTCACCAATTTGGTGAGTGGTTGCCGACGCGGGGAAggaggaaggagagagagagtgagtagtgtggggtggggtccattccaatatcaaccaatcacacattttttttctaaagtttaccactttaccaaatgtctaaaccattgccaataCTTTTCActaaagtttaaacacttttcaccgATTGACGTGGCGCactctgattggttgattttttagtttgccactctcaagtgtttaaccactccttacacccttataGCTAGATAAATGTTACATATTTGGGAGCTCATGTAAATATTTATTGAGTTATATTTccaagggaaaagatcaaataggaagttaattttgcctaggaaggataggaagccataggattatgatatgtggcaaattttaaaataaagagaaagggtattttagtcaatctcatcatttcttcttccttcttctccccagttacttcaaaacccaccatctccaaccttttcttcacttactatctcaataatcactacattatagtgtgattttcgtcatcaatcaatgattcaaccacccgatcaacgtgttcttcagcttttttcgaagaaaacccagtttaatttcattcaaaatctcgttttttctggtgattttgaagataatttctcgatttgttcgattcaatcgttgataagtgtttctatcattcaaatttcgtcaattgatgaagaaaccggctttgatccatgtaagaaattatttaatttcattttcacgatctgggtttttatttagtcattgcgttttacgatcttggcgggggtccgggggcggcagcccctggcggggtcagCTCGGAAAAtttttttttcgattaaattgctgtactaaaaacgcatcagaaaaattaatttttcagaaattggctcatttcgaagacagtaattcgtagacaattcagacagttcacagacaattcacaaacagttcacaaacagttttatgtgtccattgcgttttagaaataagagagttttatgtgttttctggctattgcgttttagaaaaaacacatttttaagtatctttagtcattgcgttttaggtaaaacacatttttgaagtgtttttagtcattgcgttttaggtaaaacacatttttaggtgttttcagtccattgcgttttacagagaacactttcttttgtttttttaggtcattgcattttagaaatgagacatttttaagcgttttctggccattgcgttttacaaataagacatttctttgtgttttttgtgcattgcgttttaggtaaaacactttttatgtgttttcagtccattgcgttttagaaataagacatttctttgtgttttctggccattgcgttttacaaataagtcatttctttgtgttttttggtgcattgcgttttagaaaatgtcattttttaggtttttttttcattgcgttttacgtaactggtggtttttctattgcgttttacacaactgggtttaaatttttttttttaaatatagcaatagtatactcgttttaaagataaaaaacgctcgtttttttggtgcaatttttataaaaaaataatgtcgtatgaaagagttattaacgtttaaaaaatgaggggaattggaggagagagaaactattggcttggattgactagaatgcccttgaacaaactcacgcgcctcttttcttcctttcaatttccctgatttaatcttagccattgattaacttaatggatggtcaataTCACTttctagccttcctagccaaataaacttcctattgtatcacCATCCATAATTCCAAATGTAAAAGTTTTCTATGTTTACAGTGATAAATAATTTTACACAAatattagaaattaaatttattttttaaaatcacTTGCAAAACTCGCACTCAAACACCCTACACCGTCTATATTAAGTTGCAGTGTTGCACCCTCTACGTCACGGTCAGTTTCTCTTACCTTCACCATAAAATAGACATTCTTGCCTTTTCATTCATTGTATGTTCAGTCCTTCAAACACTCcccctctctctcacacacacgtACACTCACCACAAGTGTCTGCTGTAGTGTAGAATGGATCACAAGTTCAAAAGCAAATGGGAAAACACCAACTACAACTTTGATAAAGATTATGGGTATGATGGAATCTCATGGCGTCAAAGAAGCTTCATGTGCAACTTTTGCAAGAAAGAGTACAAGTCCGCACAAGCTCTTGGTGGTCACATGAATGTTCACAGAAGAGATAGAGCCAGACTGAGGCAATCTTCACCCTCTCTTGATCaccctaaccctaaccctaatttctCATCACCACCTTCATCTATGATGTGTGTACCCTTCAAGACATTCCATTCTTCTCTTTTCTCCCTTGATATTTCCTCATCATCTTTAACCATGAACAATGAAGAGACACAAACCATGTTCCCATTCGTACCGCATTCGGCTTGGAACTTTCTTGGAGATATGAGAAAGAATATGAACACTGAGGAGTCTTTTGATCAAGAAAATGAAAGTAGGGTTTGGAAGAAGAGAGAGGGTTTTAGGGTTGAAATGGAAAAGGGTTTGGTTAAAGATGGAAAGATTGAGATGGGTTTGGATTTGGAACTTCGACTCGGGCGATCTTAATTTGCTTTGTAGCATGAACATAATTCAGGGTTTAGTTGTGTTCATCATTTAACTATTTGATCAGGTAATGATCAGTCTTCTAGGGTTTATGTTTATGTTGGTTTTTAACTATGTATGTGTTAGATTGCAAGATCCATCTGTTTGCTGGCAGTGAATTTAATGAAGGATATTAAATATAAGTTTTAGTTTTCTAAATAATGTTCCATCTGAATCTAGATTTAATGACTGATCTCCATCATGGGTTGTTGATATGGATTTTAATTTGTAGCAAAAGCTTTACCATGGGACTTATATATATTATTTCAGTACTTAACGTTTAGCAATCTTTATCATCCTTATAAATCAAAAAGATTATATGGATCGGAATTCTATTTTTTAAGGGTGTTCAATTTGCTGATTAACTAAGCATTAAGCAATTCTCTTTTTCATAGTAAAACAAAGATGATGTAAATCATTATGTGGAGCCATTCCACCGACAtacaactatttttttttaacggtcaaCGAATCTTTCAAATGGACTACTGGCAAATTTACCACATAGGGATACACTCGTCTCTGAactggggaaaaccctcacctaggacAGAAGCCTGTGAACACTCGCccaaaggcacgacagtgcggtgagatAAAACACATTCACTTCAAGGATCGAcctagcgatcgccgcctactcgcctagtttCTCATCATCATCAAGTGCCACTGAAAACTAATGGGGAGAagcaggaattgaacttgggtctctTGAAAACCCAAGTCtttcccttaccactccaccacaagCTCGTTGGCACCAACATACAACTACTATATCCACATCTTTAGGTTATAATGAGaaagttttaatttccaaaaggTACCTTAGGATAGGTAGGGGCATGGGTTGGGTCATCAATGTCACGTAAGATCTACAACACCTCTTTGCCTCATCcaccatggttggcatggattaaaccatgacaaccatggACCTCCTTTCCATTTTTAATTTCTCTCTTTCCTcttcacaaaaataaattaaaataagataATAGTGGTTTggatcatgaccacacccttagaccatgtgtagtgatAAAGCTCCCCAGGGGGCGTTGTGCGACAAGTGACGAAACGTGTAAGAAAGGGGCTTTATGAGGTTTTATATCACAAGAGGGTGTAGTGGGGTTATATATGTATGGGGCTttacatatatgtatgtatatatatgtgtgtgagtggtAACGGTCGGAATTTTGAAAACAATCCCCCACACGCCGCTATCTCCTTCGCGGGGACCCAAATTCGATACCCCATAGCGCCGGCCGTAGTGGTGTGACGCAGCGCTATGGGGCGCCATGCTTGGATTTTCAGGAAGGTCGCGCTCCGCTACGGGTTGTCTTATGATAGTGGTTTTAATTGGATGATTGATTAAAAGTGGGTGACATGACGCTAATATAGAGGATAATGATGACCATGaggatcatgaccacaccctatagccttacaTCCACAATACAATCcttattttagtttaattttatttttaaacaatgTATATTTATTTATCTAAAATAGCAATATATTTCAGTTGTCATCTATTTTATAAACAACTTTATTTTAAAAACCTAAATATAACTTATAAGGTAGAATGCTAAAACAATAGTAATAAAATTGTAACCCAAAATAAACTCATGATACACGACATCATTATCACTTGACAATGATTAAAATATATTCACTACTAGAAAGTTGTGACATCCGAAATCCATCAGGAATGCATTAAGACGTGTTTACAACGttttctagaaaaaaaaaaaaaaggattttgTCGAAAACCCTCGTGGGAAAAATTTTCCAAAAACTTTCTTATTAAATATATCTGATGGAAAGATGTGATCCGAAGTTCTTATGCATTTCCGACCACCTatcttttaaaaataaataaataaaataaaaaaaaattctacaCATCTCCAACCGATTTATTATTTTTTACAGTATTTCTCAAGATATTCCTATCCATTTTTGACGCAAAGTTTCTACGTGTTTGGTCGCTAAATTATAGGGTTTTCTATTGTTCCTAGCAAATGGGTAGGAATTTTTAATGTAATGTACTTCGTAGGAACGTTTCATACGAAATTTCACTTCTAAGGTGATCGACTCGGGGCTCCCCGTGGTCACTTATTCATCACGCGTTCTTCTTCGTGATACACCACCGCCACTACAACTTATAACGCGTTGACATGGCAACGCATGGCCATGATCACGCGTGAAGATGTTTGTGGTGCTGCACATGTTCGGTTGTTTTTCAATGGTAGATGTTTGTGTGGTGAGTGATAGACATTTCCACTAAAATTCATCACTAGTAATGGAATAAAGCTCGATGATGTGGcgaaacttgattggatgttgtgagtgttGGAACTCTATCACTGGTGGAGCGCCCCTACCCCTAATAGTGATTGCTATATATAATAAATTGGACAGGAAAAAAATTAATATAGTCTTAAAATGATTGAATATTAAATCAAATTGATACTGGATTTAATTAGACTGCAAATATGACCTGGCTGCCTATGTATATTTAACACCAATTGCAACTACTAAAGGGTAACACATTTAGTGTTCTAATGTATAGTTCATCTTTTTATTGATGAAAACAAATATTAAAGAAAAATATTACTGCTTAAGTAAACCAAATGATTATCAAGTGTCAGCATATGAAATTACTACATGCAGGATGATGCTTCTTGACACGTATATAGCGAGTCAATCGCATGATATTTAGAGCAAAAATATTTCATGAGAATAGAAAGCTAATTTGTGTAAACTAatggaaaaataaaaatttaaaggAGGTGGGTCTAAATTCATAGAAACATCCTAAATACGATCAAACTAAGTACTTGATCATGgcgaaaaatatatatcttatttCGACGGGCCATATATCAATTAAGTGTCATGTTTCATCGCCAAGGATGCGAACACATAATCCCTAGCTAGGTAAAGCGTGTACATGAAACAAGCATAATATGTAAAGCAAAAAAAGTTGTTAGTTATGATTGTGCATACCATGATCAAAGCATTTAAGCCGGTAAGTGTCATGATCGTGTATGTATCAGTTGAACAAGAATAATGATGAACTCTTTTTTGGAAGGGGTACAAGCATCAAAATAAAGGGTGATTTGATCATGATTACATGGGGGAGGCTATTGGTGATCTCTCCATCATATCCTTGACTTGTGTTTGCTAGAGATGGCCCGGAATGGAGGAAGAAATCGGCAGTAGTATTGGCGATCTCCCCCCCTATGATAATGACCAACTGTTTAACCCCATTATGATCACCCTTTTATGATCATACCCCGTCCAAAAAGATGATACATAGATCTAATACAACAAACTGAAAATTAACTTGATCAActtgttttacaatttgattacACATTCAATTTCTCATTTGTCATCCTTCTCCCCATTTTACCACACTTCTCTCTATTGTTGAAAATCATGTATATATTTTATGTATCATAGCATTTGACGAAGGGCCAGTGGAAGCCCACTTTACCCTCTTTGGGCCTTTTCCTTTGGGGAGCCCAATCACCCAAAAGCCCACTGGGTGAGCTACCCTTGCTTACCAAGGTTTCTTCTTTATATGGGCGGGAGAACAGCTAAGAGGCAACAGGTTCATTAAATGCCTGATAAGAGAGGCATCCGGTCACCATCATAGTACTGATCCGGCTATGCATTAATGGAGAAAGGAATCGCAgccgttgggggtcagacacgtgtctgaccttcCCAAAGAATCATAGTTACCGTTAGATAACATGAGGGACATTTCTAAGGGATAAGAGCATGCCATTATATAAGAAGGAACAAGGATAAGGCAGAGGAGGTATGATCATCTCCGGCCATTACTCTCATTAACTACTCTCATTTATTTCCTCATTAACTCCGACCAAGATTCCTTGTATTTACTACACATAACACACTTATTAGATTCACACCAAGATAGGAACTCTCCGGTGAACATCTTCATCGGAAACGTTCTTCTTCCTtatccggcaagtttacttactctcacgccggagcttggtcacggatccccctcccggggtcctccgtggcgaggctaacggtttattaTTTTGTAGCCAACAAGGACAGGAGCTCTCTATGTCAGCGAAGACCCAACTGACGTCATTCGAAGGTAgggtattcgacattggcgccatccgtgggacccaGGCCTGACCGGTGTTCCCACACTAACATTCGACGTTCAGAGAGCAACTCACCTTTCCAGAAACAGCATGGCAACTCCACATAGTTCACGTGTCACCCAAACGACTCAAAATGATCTGGAGAAAGTCACTGTGGAGGATATCACTCATGAAGAAGGTAACGAGAATCTGGTAGAAAACTTGGAAGAAACGGAGCACGTCACCCCTGGCTTCGTGGCCATGCACAGGGAAAAGATAACCAAGTATCTTGACGATCTAAAGAGGCAAGAAAAGCTGGACAGCCTCAGAGCCAGACTCTCTTTTGACACACCCTCTAATCAAGAAGGAACGGACCCCCAAAGCCAAAACGACAGTGGTGACCAGCTGGAGACATTCATGACGGCCCTAAGGCAGATGTCTTCCGAAGAAAGAGAGGACTTAATCACCGGCCAGAAACGTAAGGAAAAGGAGAAAGACAACTCAGGTGACACTGGCTTGGACCAACCATACCTACCACGAGACTTGGCCGAGGTCTCAAAGTTCACAAGGAGAATATCAGAGGCACCCATGCCCCCCAAGACAAAGCTGCCTCCAGGCTTTGACCGCTATGACGGAACGAGAGATCCAGAGGATCATCTGCATGCTTTCCGGGGGGCAGGGCAACTAGGGAGGTGGCCCATGCCCGTGTGGTGCCACATGTTTGTGCAAACTTTAACGGAGGGAGCTCGGTTATGGTTTGACAGCCTTCCTCCGGGAAGCATAGACAGTTACGAAGAGTTAAGCGAAAAATTCCTCAGGAACTTCGGCCAACAAAGGAAGGTAGTCAAGAATCCCAATGAAATCCTCCATATCAGACAAAGGGACAACGAACGGATAGATCAGTATATGGAAAGGTTTGTCAAAGAAAGCATGAACATCAAGGATGTCCCGGAGGTCATGAAAATTAGCAGCTTCATAAATGGGCTGAAGCATGCACAACTATGTGAAAAGCTGGGAGAGGAGTTTCCACCCTCTTTCGACAATCTCATGGACAGGGTAAGGGCTTTCGTCCAGGGAAAGGATACGGTCAGCAAAGCTAAGGAGACAGACACCCCGTCCCGCAGGGCCACTCCAACAACAAGACCACTTGAGAAAGGTACCCCCTATACACGAAAGCCTCCCTTTGATAGAATGTTGCATGACAGGGCAAGACCCTCATACTCCCCCTACAGACCCCGAGGGAGAGGCCCTCCCCCTTACTCCGATAGCTTCACCCCC of Helianthus annuus cultivar XRQ/B chromosome 1, HanXRQr2.0-SUNRISE, whole genome shotgun sequence contains these proteins:
- the LOC110922383 gene encoding transcriptional regulator SUPERMAN, producing MDHKFKSKWENTNYNFDKDYGYDGISWRQRSFMCNFCKKEYKSAQALGGHMNVHRRDRARLRQSSPSLDHPNPNPNFSSPPSSMMCVPFKTFHSSLFSLDISSSSLTMNNEETQTMFPFVPHSAWNFLGDMRKNMNTEESFDQENESRVWKKREGFRVEMEKGLVKDGKIEMGLDLELRLGRS